The genomic window AGCGGGTCGAGGGGGAACTCGCGCAGGGTGAAGCGCACCTTGCCGGTGTCGACGTAGCGCTCCTTCAGCACCGGCCAGGTCGTGGCGTGGAAATGCGCGCAGTGCGAGCAGGTCATCGAGGCGTATTCGATGATCGTGACCCTGGCGTCCGCCGGCCCGAGCCACACGTCGCCGAGGGGGCCGGGCTGCATCAGGGCGGCCGTGTCGGCCGACTGCGCCAGGGCTTCGAGGGTCAGGCGGGGCAGCAGGGCGGCGGTGCCGATGGCAAGGCCGGTCAGTGTCAGGGCGTCGCGCCGGGTGATCATGGCAGGGGCGGGCTCCGTTCGCGGGCCGCGCTCGGCCCGATACCGCGCAGGATGGGACGGAACCGCTCCGTCCGGCCGAGGGACGCGTCGCCGCACGGCCTTTCGCGAGCCGCTTATCACGGCGCGAAGCGGCCCGCACGCCCCCGATGTCCCCTTTAGCTAGAGCATCGTCCTGGATATCGGATCCAGGACGATGCTCTAGATTCTTGTTTTCGCATCGTCTTTTTCCGAAAGCCGGAGGCCACCTTTCGGGACGATGCACTACCGCCGCGCCACCACCGCGATGCCGAGCCGGTCGAGGGCCTCGCGCAGGTGGTCCTCGTCGATGCGCGAGACTGCGAGCGCCACCTCGCCGCGCCGGGCCGGGTCGAGGGCCTTTTGCGGAGCGCGGCGGGCCGCCCGGTGCAGGCGGTCCTGGCGCAGGGCGATCCTGCCGATGCAGGCCCAGCCGTAATGCGCGTTGACGCGCTGGATCACCACCGGCGCGAGGTGCTGGAGTTCGAGGGCGAAGGCGCCCTCCACCCGCACCACCAGGGTGCCGGGCTCGGGCCGCCCCTCCGCGTCGCGGCGGGCGCGGCGCGGCCATTCGAGCTTGACCGGCTGGCAGGCCCCGGCGAGCCGCGCACCGACGATGTCCGGCCACGCGGCCAGGATGTCGGACGAGGCGAAGCCCTGCGCGGCAAAGGCCGGGCCGATGCAGCCCTCGATCAGTTCGCTCAGCGGTTTGACGCGCGCCATCGGCACCCCGGAACACCGGGACCGCGCGGCGGCGCCGTCCCTCTCGACAGGCTAACCGAAATACGGCCCGCGCGGGAGTCGGGACCGGGGTCCGGCGGACCGAGGGCACGGCCGCGTCGCTTTTCGGCAAGGCGCTTTTTGGCAAGACGCTTTTTGGCAAGACGCTTTTCGGCAAGACGCTTTTCGGCAAGACGCTTTTCGGCAAGACGCTTTTTCCGTCCCCGCGCTCCCGCTATGGACAGGCCATGCCCGCCGCCTCGGCCGCCGACCTCCTCGCTTGGTACGACCGCCACCGCCGGGTGCTGCCCTGGCGGGCCCTGCCGGGCGTGCGGCCCGACCCCTACCGGGTCTGGCTCTCCGAAGTGATGCTGCAGCAGACCACGGTGACGGCGGTCAAACCGTACTTCGAAAAGTTCCTGGCGCTGTTTCCCAGCGTGAGGGCGCTCGCCGCCGCGCCGGAGGAGGCGGTGATGTCGGCCTGGGCCGGGCTCGGTTACTACTCGCGCGCGCGCAACCTGCACGCCTGCGCCAAGGCGGTCGCCGCCGCGGGCGCCTTCCCCGACACCGAGGAGGGCCTGCGCAAGCTCCCCGGGATCGGCGCCTACACCGCGGGCGCCATCGCCGCCATCGCCTTCGACCGGCCGGCGGCGGCGGTCGACGGCAATGTCGAGCGGGTGATGAGCCGCCTGCACGCCGTCGAGACGCCGCTGCCCGCCGCCCGCCCGCAGATCCGCCTGTTCACGCAGGCGCTGGTGCCGAACCGGCGGCCCGGCGACTTCGCGCAGGCGCTGATGGATCTCGGCGCGACGCTGTGCACGCCCAAGCGCCCGGCCTGCGCGCTGTGCCCCTGGATGCTCCCCTGCCGCGCCCGGACCGAGGGCTTGCAGGAGACCTATCCGCGCAAGGTGAGGAAGGAGAAGGGCATCCTGCGAAAGGGCGCCGCCTTCGTGGCGCTGCGTGCCGGCGACGAGGCGGTCCTCCTGCGCACGCGGCCGGCGGACGGTCTGCTCGGCGCCATGGCCGAGCCGCCGACCAGCGCGTGGCTGCCCGATTACGATCCGGCCAAGGGCCTGCTCGACGCGCCGCTCGACGCCCGCTGGAAGCGCCTGCCCGGCGTGGTGAAGCACGGCTTCACCCATTTTCCGCTCGAACTGACGGTTTTTTTCGCCCGCGTCGCGGCGGAAACAAAGCCGCCGGAGGGGATGCGCTTCACCCCGCGCCACGCGCTCGACGCCGAGCCGCTGCCCGGAGCGATGAAGAAGGTGCTCGCCCACGCGCTCGCGGGCCCGGTGCCGCTCGCCGCACCGGCGCCGAAGCCGCCTCCCGAGCCCGATCTCGCCACGATCCCCGAGCCCGAGCCGCCGCCGCGACGCAAGCCGATCCCGAAGCCCGCCTCGTCGCGGCCCTCGGATCTGGCGCGGATCGTGAAGAAGGCGCCGAAACCGGTGCGGACACGGTGAACGGATGCAGGGCGCTGCCCTGCACCCGCGAAAGGACTTGTCCTTTCGAAACCAAGACGATCGCTACGCTCCGGCTTGGCCCCGCATCCGAGTACGGAAGTCGTCGATGCAGACGAGGCGCCCCTGGCGCTCGGCGTGCCAGAAGGTCCAGCCGTTGCAGGCGGGCAGGCCCTGAACCAGGGCGCCGACCTTGTGGATCGAGCCCATCGCCGGCCCGACGCAGAGCTGGCCGTCCGGCCGCACCGTCGCCCGGAAGCGGCGGCGCTCGTCGGTCAGGGTCTCGCCCGCACGGACATGGCCCGCCTCGATCACGCTCAGGAACGGGATGCGCGGCTCGGCCCGCTTCGGCGTGGCGAGCGCCAACGAGGCCGAGGACAGGGTTTCGATGCTCTCGATCCGGGCCCGCGCCGCCGCGGCATAGGTCGGGTCGCGCTCGCAGCCGATGAACCGGCGCCCGAGCCGCTTGGCCACCGCGCCGGTCGTGCCCGTTCCGAAGAACGGATCGAGCACCACGTCGCCGGGATTGGTCGCCGCCAGCAGCGTGCGGGCGAGCAGGGCCTCCGGCTTCTGGGTCGGGTGGACCTTGCGGCCCGCCCCGTCCTTCAGCCGCTCCTCGCCCGTGCAGAGCGGGATGAACCAGTCCGAGCGCATCTGAAGGTCTTCGTTGCCGGCCTTCAGGGCGTCGTAGTGGAAGGTGTACTTGGCCTGCGGCGAGCGCGAGGCCCAGATCAGGGTCTCGTGCGCGTTGGTGAAGCGCTTGCCGCGGAAGTTCGGCATCGGGTTGGCCTTGCGCCAGACGATGTCGTTCAGAATCCAGTAACCGAGATCCTGCAACGCGCTGCCGACCCGGAAGATGTTGTGGTACGAGCCGATCACCCACAGGGTGGCGTTCGGCTTCATCACGCGGCGCGCGGCCTTCAGCCAGGCGCGGGTGAAGTCGTCGTAGGCTTCGAGGCTGGAGAACTTGTCCCAGTCGTCGTCGACGGCGTCGACCACGCTCTGGTCGGGACGGGTCAGCCCCGCCTCGCCGAGTTGGAGATTGTAGGGCGGGTCGGCGAAGACGCAGTCGACGCTGTCCGCCGGCAGGCGATCCATGGCGGCGATGCAGTCGCCGATCAGAATCTCGTCGAGGGGAAGGGTGCTGGGGAGACGCTGGACGGAGGGTGCGAGACCCATCCGCGGCGCCGACGCGATCCGCCCGGTACGCGAGACCTGATTCCGGGCGGTGGCGCCGACGACCGCGGTACGCGGGGAAGCCATGGCAAACACCGGTTACGCGACTGACACCGGGACCATGCCGCGATCACGGTAAAGGTCGGGTTTGCCCTCGCGACACGGTTGCGTCTCGATATGGGTCGGCAGTTTTTGCCGCGTTCCCGCATGCAATGGACGCAAGGCTGAACCGTCACTCCGGCAGCCTTCGGCGAAGCTTCGTCAAGCTCCCCGCGCGCCCCGCCACAGCGCCACGAATGCTTGTGCGGCAAGTTTTGATGATTTCGCGATCCGGCCGGCGCAAATTCAGAGAAGTAATCAATTCTTGCGCCGACAGGGAGGCCAGGAACCGCGACCGATAGTCTTAACAGCCGCCTAACGCGAGGCGAAAAATCCTCGTCTTATTTTGGCCGGGATCGGGCTCATTTTCCGCGGCGCTCAACGCATCGCAAAAACAACAAGGGAATGCGATCCTCGATGAAGGCTACCAACCGGGCCGTCGCCCTCTGCCTCGCCACCGTCATCGGCACCGCCGTCGCGCTGCCCGCCCAGGCCCAGAGCGGCCGGGCCTCCTGGTACGGAAGCGGCCGCAAGACGGCGAACGGCGAGCGGTTCAACCCCAACGGATACACCGCCGCCCACCGCAGCCTCCCCTTCGGCACCCGCGTGCGCGTGACCAACCGGGCCAACGGCCGCTCGGTCGTGGTGCGCATCAACGACCGCGGTCCGTTCGTCGGCGGCCGGGTGATCGATCTCGCCCGCGGCTCCGCCCGCGCCATCGGCATGTCCGGCACGAGCTACGTCTCGCTCAACGTGGTGCGCTGACGGCGAGGGAAACCGCCGCTCCCCCTGGCGTTGCCGGGGAACCGCCTCCTTCCCATAATCGTCTCAACCGCAGACGCGCGGGCCCGGAACGCAGTCCGTTCCGGGTTTTCCGCCTTGGGGAGAGGGGTCGAGATGGCGAAGCCGATGGTGGTCGAGATTCCGCACGAACTCGGCCGCGACGAGGCAAGGCGGCGCATCGACGAGGGGACCGCCCGGGTGCGGGACGCCCTGGGCAAGAGCGGCATCGCCATCAACACCCTGAACTGGACCGGCGACCGCCTCGACTACTCGGTCACCGCCCTGACCCAGACCGTGGACGGCCAGATCGATGTCGGCCCCGACGTGGTGCGGGTCGAGGTGCGGATGCCGCTGCTGCTGTCGATGTTCGCGCAGACGATCCAGAAGATCGTCGGCAAGGAGGGCAACAAGCTCCTCTTGCCCAAGAAGTGAGTTGCCCAAGAAGTGAGGGGAACCCGCCCGGCGACGCCTCCGTTGGCCAGGGACGGCGGCGCGCCGCCCGCCGGCCAGCGAGGCTTCGTCATCATGGCCAACCCCGGACCGATCCCGGAAACGCCCGTGCCGGGCCCTGAAACGCCGGAGCCCAACGCGCCGCAGGTGCCCGACCCCGGGCCCGAGATTCCGGGCGGGACACCGAGCGAGGCGCCCGGCGGCGTGCCGACCGAAATCCCGGTCGAGAGCCCCGGCCTGCCGGATTCGACGCCGACCGGCCCGGCCAACCCGACCGCCTGAGGGCTCGCGCGGGCGGCCCGCCTCGATTGTTCCGGGCTGCGGCGGCTGCCATAAGCCCGCCATGGCCGCTCCCCCGCTCCTCACCCTCCAGGACGTCGCGCTCACCTTCGGCGGAACGCCGCTGATCGAGCGGGCCGACCTGACCATCGCGCCGGGCGAGCGCGCCTGCCTCGTCGGCCGCAACGGCTCGGGCAAGTCGACCCTGATGCGCATCGCCGCCGGCCTGGCCGAGCCGGACCGCGCCGTGCGCTTCGTCCAACCCGGCACCACGATCCGCTACCTCGCGCAGGAACCGGATTTTTCGGGGTACGAGACGACGCTCGCCTTCGCGGAAGCCGGCCTCGCCCCGGGCGACGACGCGCACCGTGCCCGCTCCCTGCTGGAAAGCCTGGGGCTGACCGGCGAGGAGGATCCGCGGCGGCTGTCGGGCGGCGAGGCGCGCCGGGCCGCGCTCGCCCAGGCGCTGGCGCCGGAGCCCGACATCCTGCTGCTCGACGAGCCCACCAACCATCTCGACCTGCCCGCCATCGAGTGGCTGGAGACGGAGCTGAAGCGCACCCGCTCGGCCCTCGTCCTGATCAGCCACGACCGCCGCTTCCTCTCGGCCCTGTCGCGGGCGACCGTCTGGCTCGACCGCGGCGTCACGCGCCGGATCGAGCAGGGATTCTCGAGCTTCGAGGCGTGGCGCGACGCCTTCTTCGAGGAGGAGGAACGGGAGAAGCACAAGCTCGACCGCAAGATCGCCGACGAGGAGCACTGGCTGCGCTACGGCGTCACCGCCCGGCGCAAGCGCAACGTGCGGCGGCTCTCGGACCTGCAGAACCTGCGCAGACAGAGCCGCGAGCATCGCCGCCCGGTGGGGCAGGCGGTGCTGACCGCCTCCGAGGGCGAGGCCTCGGGCACGCTGATCGCCGAGGCCAGGCACGTCGCGAAGTCCTACGGCGAGCGCCGCATCGTCCACGACCTGTCCCTGCGCGTCCTGCGCGGCGACCGGCTCGGCATCGTCGGCCCGAACGGAGCGGGCAAGACCACGCTCATCAACCTGCTGACGGGGGCGCTGGCCCCCGATTCGGGCGAGATGCGCCTCGGCACCCATCTCAACATGGTCCATCTCGATCAGGCCCGGGCGGTGCTGGAGCCCTCCGCCACCGTCACCGAGGTGCTCACCGGCGGGCGCGGCGACAGCGTCACCGTCGGCGGGCGCAGCCGCCACGTCATCGGCTACCTCAAGGACTTCCTGTTCGCGCCCGAACAGGCCCGCACGCCGGTGAGCGTGCTCTCGGGCGGCGAGCGCAACCGGCTGCTGATCGCCCGGGCGCTGGCCCGGCCCTCGAACCTGCTCGTGCTCGACGAGCCCACCAACGACCTCGACCTCGAAACCCTCGACCTCCTCCAGGAGATGCTGGGCGACTACGCCGGCACCCTGATCCTGGTCAGTCACGACCGCGACTTCCTCGACCGGGTGGTCGGCACCGTGCTGGTGAGCGAGGGGGAGGGGCGCTGGGTCGAGTATGCCGGCGGCTACACCGACATGCTGTCCCAGCGCGGGCGCGGGGTGGAGGCGCGCAGCGATTCGAAGGACGGCAGGGCCGCCCGCGAGCGATCCGGGCCGCGGGAGAAAGCACCCCGAACCGATCCGGCGCCGGGTCGGACGAAGCTCGGCTTCAAGGAGCGGCACGAGCTGAAGACGCTGCCCGGCCGCATGGCCGAGCTGGAGGCCGGCATCGCCAAGCTGCGCGAGGTGCTGTCCGACCCCGGCCTCTACGGCCGCGATCCGGGCCGGTTCCAGAAGGCCACCGCCATGCTCGGGGCGGCCGAGACCGAACTCGCCGCCGCCGAGGAACGCTGGCTGACGCTGGAGATGCAGCGGGAGTCGCAAGGGGCCTGACCGCACCCGCCCGCCTGCGGCGGCGATGGAAACAAGCATTTCATAACCCAC from Methylorubrum populi includes these protein-coding regions:
- a CDS encoding DciA family protein gives rise to the protein MARVKPLSELIEGCIGPAFAAQGFASSDILAAWPDIVGARLAGACQPVKLEWPRRARRDAEGRPEPGTLVVRVEGAFALELQHLAPVVIQRVNAHYGWACIGRIALRQDRLHRAARRAPQKALDPARRGEVALAVSRIDEDHLREALDRLGIAVVARR
- the mutY gene encoding A/G-specific adenine glycosylase — translated: MPAASAADLLAWYDRHRRVLPWRALPGVRPDPYRVWLSEVMLQQTTVTAVKPYFEKFLALFPSVRALAAAPEEAVMSAWAGLGYYSRARNLHACAKAVAAAGAFPDTEEGLRKLPGIGAYTAGAIAAIAFDRPAAAVDGNVERVMSRLHAVETPLPAARPQIRLFTQALVPNRRPGDFAQALMDLGATLCTPKRPACALCPWMLPCRARTEGLQETYPRKVRKEKGILRKGAAFVALRAGDEAVLLRTRPADGLLGAMAEPPTSAWLPDYDPAKGLLDAPLDARWKRLPGVVKHGFTHFPLELTVFFARVAAETKPPEGMRFTPRHALDAEPLPGAMKKVLAHALAGPVPLAAPAPKPPPEPDLATIPEPEPPPRRKPIPKPASSRPSDLARIVKKAPKPVRTR
- a CDS encoding site-specific DNA-methyltransferase is translated as MASPRTAVVGATARNQVSRTGRIASAPRMGLAPSVQRLPSTLPLDEILIGDCIAAMDRLPADSVDCVFADPPYNLQLGEAGLTRPDQSVVDAVDDDWDKFSSLEAYDDFTRAWLKAARRVMKPNATLWVIGSYHNIFRVGSALQDLGYWILNDIVWRKANPMPNFRGKRFTNAHETLIWASRSPQAKYTFHYDALKAGNEDLQMRSDWFIPLCTGEERLKDGAGRKVHPTQKPEALLARTLLAATNPGDVVLDPFFGTGTTGAVAKRLGRRFIGCERDPTYAAAARARIESIETLSSASLALATPKRAEPRIPFLSVIEAGHVRAGETLTDERRRFRATVRPDGQLCVGPAMGSIHKVGALVQGLPACNGWTFWHAERQGRLVCIDDFRTRMRGQAGA
- a CDS encoding septal ring lytic transglycosylase RlpA family protein — encoded protein: MKATNRAVALCLATVIGTAVALPAQAQSGRASWYGSGRKTANGERFNPNGYTAAHRSLPFGTRVRVTNRANGRSVVVRINDRGPFVGGRVIDLARGSARAIGMSGTSYVSLNVVR
- a CDS encoding polyhydroxyalkanoic acid system family protein; the protein is MAKPMVVEIPHELGRDEARRRIDEGTARVRDALGKSGIAINTLNWTGDRLDYSVTALTQTVDGQIDVGPDVVRVEVRMPLLLSMFAQTIQKIVGKEGNKLLLPKK
- a CDS encoding ATP-binding cassette domain-containing protein codes for the protein MAAPPLLTLQDVALTFGGTPLIERADLTIAPGERACLVGRNGSGKSTLMRIAAGLAEPDRAVRFVQPGTTIRYLAQEPDFSGYETTLAFAEAGLAPGDDAHRARSLLESLGLTGEEDPRRLSGGEARRAALAQALAPEPDILLLDEPTNHLDLPAIEWLETELKRTRSALVLISHDRRFLSALSRATVWLDRGVTRRIEQGFSSFEAWRDAFFEEEEREKHKLDRKIADEEHWLRYGVTARRKRNVRRLSDLQNLRRQSREHRRPVGQAVLTASEGEASGTLIAEARHVAKSYGERRIVHDLSLRVLRGDRLGIVGPNGAGKTTLINLLTGALAPDSGEMRLGTHLNMVHLDQARAVLEPSATVTEVLTGGRGDSVTVGGRSRHVIGYLKDFLFAPEQARTPVSVLSGGERNRLLIARALARPSNLLVLDEPTNDLDLETLDLLQEMLGDYAGTLILVSHDRDFLDRVVGTVLVSEGEGRWVEYAGGYTDMLSQRGRGVEARSDSKDGRAARERSGPREKAPRTDPAPGRTKLGFKERHELKTLPGRMAELEAGIAKLREVLSDPGLYGRDPGRFQKATAMLGAAETELAAAEERWLTLEMQRESQGA